Proteins encoded by one window of uncultured Draconibacterium sp.:
- a CDS encoding di-heme oxidoredictase family protein yields the protein MAVALIATCLFSSCVEEPIIAEDVVDKSTLSEEYYAGGLNGTVFNETSRCFEQPSPAISNHGAFLNGESFFENRFVTGSDSPFSGLGPVYIKTSCVSCHPGYGRGKRTDRLSTDHANGYIAFVHNPDGSIVEGFTVMLQIHAVDPYVAPAEDVIIHWNEFVDEYGNKYPDGTPYNQGKITEGSLSYPTAELIGCIMDVPEDYQVSVEATIGIYGTGLLDAIRDEDIIAEYNRQQEMDGPIKGQHGRWITEAYDGKQHLGKFTWHCSRATLENGPGFNGIYSISNITRADKPSLYATKQWIEKQHELGIDTTGLHATQPIEMHAGDLSDFMLWHRGLAVPAARNLDDEVVQQGKNLFYEAKCAECHKPTWTTGEYAHIPGYSNQKIRPYTDLLMHDMGDENKGRFRTYRTPPLWGKGLMEKAANHTDMFHDLRARDFEEAILWHFGEAEEAREFFRNLTKENREALIKFCQSI from the coding sequence CGTTGTTTTGAACAACCGTCGCCGGCAATAAGTAATCATGGAGCTTTTCTGAATGGAGAGTCGTTCTTTGAGAACCGTTTTGTTACCGGAAGCGATTCGCCATTCAGCGGATTAGGTCCAGTGTACATTAAAACCTCCTGCGTTTCCTGTCATCCGGGATACGGCAGAGGAAAAAGAACTGACCGCTTGTCAACCGATCACGCCAACGGTTACATCGCATTTGTCCATAATCCTGATGGTTCGATTGTGGAGGGATTTACCGTCATGTTGCAAATTCATGCAGTTGATCCTTACGTTGCTCCGGCAGAGGATGTCATCATTCACTGGAACGAATTTGTGGATGAATACGGGAATAAATATCCGGATGGTACGCCATACAACCAGGGTAAAATCACTGAGGGATCGCTTTCATATCCAACGGCCGAACTTATTGGGTGTATTATGGATGTCCCCGAAGATTACCAGGTTTCGGTTGAAGCTACTATTGGAATTTACGGAACCGGTTTGCTTGACGCGATTCGGGACGAGGATATTATTGCTGAATACAATCGTCAGCAGGAAATGGACGGTCCGATAAAAGGGCAGCACGGCAGGTGGATAACCGAAGCTTATGACGGGAAACAACATCTGGGGAAGTTTACATGGCATTGTAGCCGTGCAACACTGGAAAATGGTCCCGGATTTAACGGCATTTACAGTATATCGAACATTACCAGGGCCGATAAACCCAGTTTATACGCTACCAAGCAGTGGATAGAAAAACAACACGAACTAGGTATTGATACCACCGGGTTGCATGCCACACAACCTATAGAAATGCATGCCGGAGATCTTTCTGATTTTATGCTTTGGCATCGTGGGCTGGCAGTTCCTGCAGCCCGTAATCTTGACGATGAAGTGGTACAGCAGGGTAAAAATCTTTTTTACGAAGCGAAATGTGCCGAATGCCACAAACCGACATGGACAACAGGAGAATATGCACACATTCCGGGCTATTCGAACCAGAAGATCAGACCGTACACCGATTTGCTGATGCACGACATGGGTGATGAAAACAAAGGAAGGTTTCGCACCTACAGAACTCCTCCGCTTTGGGGAAAGGGACTGATGGAAAAAGCTGCAAATCATACCGACATGTTTCATGATTTAAGAGCGCGCGATTTTGAAGAAGCTATTTTGTGGCATTTTGGAGAAGCTGAAGAAGCCCGCGAATTTTTCCGTAACCTGACAAAAGAGAACAGGGAAGCATTGATCAAATTTTGCCAGTCAATTTAA